The bacterium DNA segment AACAGCACACCGTAAAAGCACGACAACATGAGTGATACGAGAAGGATGGCATGAAAGCCATAAACAGCGATGCCGAGCACGATATGCATGTGATCGAAATATTTCCCGGTTGACATGTGACGGATTCGCTGACGGATGAACGGGCGGAATGATCCCGGCGCCCCGGTATATACATGGGTTCCGCGGGCAGGCATGGTGACAACGGATGAGGGATTATGCGCCCTGAACCGCTGGAGCAGGAGCGTGTCATCGCCCGAGAGAACGCTTTTTTTCGAGCCATAACCTTCCAGTTTTTCAAATACATCCCGCCTGAATGCAAGATTTCTTCCGCTTGCATGGGTAGCATGACCGAGAGCTGCGCTTGCGGCTGAAAGCCCGGCATTCCAGAGGTATTCGTGTCTCACGAACGAGTTGAGAATCCCCCGCCCGGGCAAATACGGCGCAATGCCGGCAACCATATCCACTCCCGGCTCGAACCTGCCTGACATGCCGGAAATCCATGCGGGAGGCGGAATACAGTCGGCATCGGTCTGGAGGATTATCTTCCCATGCGCACGTGCGATTGCTTCAGCAAGGGCATGTTTTTTCGGTGAAATCCCTGTCGGCACGGATTCAATGGTAATACAGGCAAGATTTTTCATGACTGACTGAAAACGTCGTATAACCTCGGACGTCCCGTCATCGGAACGGTCATCGGCAACAAGCACCTCCCAAAGGTCCGGAGGATAATCCTGCATGGCAAGAGCGGCAAGGCAATTTCCGATACTGCTTCGCTCATTATGCGCCGCTATGATCACGGAAACCGATACCGAACCGCAGGAACCGCCGGAATGTACTTTTCGGAGAGCATGAATGACAAGCAGAAGAGCAAGGGTGTACACCGTTCCTGTCACAAAGGCACTGATAATAACCAAGTGTGTTATTATATTCATAGTTCCTTTTTTTCTGCCTGAAAAATCATCCGTTTATCGCAGCGTTCATATAAAACTTAACATTAAGAAAAACTTGACATTGAGTAAGAAGTGGCTATATTATCATGTGCGGAATATAAACAGGAAAACTCTGTCTGACCCATAACATAATAAGGAGAACATTACAACTGCTATGAAGGCGAAAACCCGTATAATTCTACTTGTTTTCTGCACCTGTATGACTTTAACAGAGCTTTTCATCGGTGCAGAGCAGACCTCATCCGGCAAATATACATCATCTGAAATAACAATATTAAAAAAAATAGCTTCAAATTCAATTAAAAATGCGCTGAAAACTACCAAAAACCTTGACGAAGCCGCCTCGGCGATCGGAGTGGAAACCACCGAGCTCAAGCAGCTCTGTGTAGCGCTTAATATTGACATCGGTGAAAAAAAACCGCAAATCGAACCGGTTGAGCTGCCCAAAACCCCAGCAATTCCGGTCAAAGATAAATTTGCACGGGATGATCTGTTTCCGGACGCCA contains these protein-coding regions:
- a CDS encoding glycosyltransferase, which gives rise to MNIITHLVIISAFVTGTVYTLALLLVIHALRKVHSGGSCGSVSVSVIIAAHNERSSIGNCLAALAMQDYPPDLWEVLVADDRSDDGTSEVIRRFQSVMKNLACITIESVPTGISPKKHALAEAIARAHGKIILQTDADCIPPPAWISGMSGRFEPGVDMVAGIAPYLPGRGILNSFVRHEYLWNAGLSAASAALGHATHASGRNLAFRRDVFEKLEGYGSKKSVLSGDDTLLLQRFRAHNPSSVVTMPARGTHVYTGAPGSFRPFIRQRIRHMSTGKYFDHMHIVLGIAVYGFHAILLVSLMLSCFYGVL